The Pseudochaenichthys georgianus chromosome 8, fPseGeo1.2, whole genome shotgun sequence genome has a segment encoding these proteins:
- the vasnb gene encoding vasorin b, whose translation MKTFLTPLMLFLLFLLLPDGTLSNDCPEGCSCSTPESILCFQRRSSTIPKGMPSQTQSLYLFANGIESFTSEDFDGLENLEMLDLSQNKLTELTDRVFEPLTSLRNLDLSSNQITHISEECFQGMVLLERLYLYSNHIETIHPAAFNGLEHLLELKLQGNQLTSLPALSMPRLLLLDLRFNVLSTLGPSDLQTPNLESLKLGGVGLTSLDKNLLSSLKNLHELDISENKLESFPSALKETQGLIHLSLAGNPIGPLKVQDLQNLGELQELDISSLSLQGLPEEFPQLLPHLRKLVVAENPFNCLCTLAWFPRWLRAQSITLERTEETRCHFPPVSAGKVLERLEHRDFGCPTTTTVTTSTVKTTTTTTLPVPVTTLPSTTRAIPAPKASDDPKDEDVDSPLLPVPASPSSSSIDTDEEQHFCPPLTCLNGGTCRLDQHGQVQCLCPHGTYGMYCEIKNLHLPSPPEADTPVETANIDLDISSHDATATSILLDLHRYIEMRPYIRGIRLTYRNLSGPDRRPNHLSLPASFPEYTLRGLQPNSTYHVCASPLGAPSGVDSVCTEAHTVAESSSSIAWSGEKKLTTMMVPVIAILLLLLLIAIAVGVVCYLRRKKAKGHLDLDCEPSELELDGVKAGLDNGALPQKQPQLMIPEPAVQKGNLEYEVLLLQEQCTSNNNMNSHKLSYF comes from the coding sequence ATGAAGACCTTTCTCACTCCGCTGATGCTCTTtctgctcttcctcctccttcctGATGGGACCTTGTCCAACGACTGCCCAGAGGGTTGCTCCTGTTCCACGCCAGAATCCATCTTATGTTTCCAGAGACGCTCATCTACCATTCCTAAGGGAATGCCTTCACAGACACAAAGTCTTTACCTCTTTGCCAACGGCATTGAGAGCTTCACATCGGAGGACTTTGATGGTCTGGAGAACCTGGAAATGCTGGACCTCAGTCAAAACAAATTGACTGAGCTTACAGATAGGGTGTTTGAACCTTTGACCTCTTTGAGAAACCTGGACTTGTCATCCAACCAGATCACCCACATTTCAGAGGAATGCTTCCAGGGTATGGTGCTGCTTGAGcgcctttatttatatagtaatCATATTGAGACCATCCACCCTGCAGCTTTTAATGGCTTGGAGCACCTGCTGGAACTCAAACTGCAGGGAAACCAATTGACCTCCCTGCCTGCTCTCTCAATGCCCCGACTACTGCTGCTTGACCTTCGCTTTAATGTTTTATCCACCTTGGGTCCTTCAGACCTCCAGACCCCAAACTTAGAGTCACTCAAATTGGGTGGTGTGGGGCTAACCAGCCTGGATAAGAACCTCTTGAGTAGTCTAAAGAACCTCCATGAACTAGACATTTCTGAAAACAAACTTGAATCCTTCCCCTCAGCGTTAAAGGAAACCCAGGGGCTGATTCACCTCAGCCTGGCTGGGAACCCGATCGGTCCGCTTAAGGTTCAAGACCTGCAGAACCTTGGAGAGCTGCAAGAGTTGGACATTAGCAGCCTGAGTTTGCAAGGGCTGCCTGAAGAGTTCCCCCAGCTCCTACCGCACCTCAGAAAGCTCGTTGTAGCAGAGAACCCCTTCAACTGTCTCTGTACCTTAGCATGGTTCCCAAGATGGCTGAGAGCCCAGAGCATCACCCTAGAAAGAACAGAGGAGACCCGCTGTCATTTCCCACCAGTCAGTGCTGGAAAGGTATTGGAAAGACTAGAGCACAGGGATTTTGGATGTcctacaacaacaacagttaCCACAAGTACTGTcaaaactactactactacaacctTGCCTGTCCCTGTCACTACCTTACCAAGCACTACTAGAGCTATTCCAGCCCCAAAGGCCAGTGACGACCCGAAGGATGAAGACGTTGACTCTCCCCTGCTTCCTGTCCCTGCATCCCCAAGTAGCAGCAGCATAGACACTGACGAGGAGCAGCATTTCTGTCcccctctcacctgtctgaaTGGGGGTACTTGTCGTTTGGACCAGCATGGTCAGGTACAATGTCTCTGTCCACATGGCACCTATGGCATGTATTGTGAAATCAAAAACCTTCATCTGCCTTCACCACCTGAAGCTGACACTCCAGTGGAAACTGCCAATATAGATTTAGACATCAGCTCACATGACGCAACTGCAACCTCAATTCTGCTGGACCTCCACCGCTACATTGAGATGCGGCCTTACATCCGTGGTATTCGCCTAACCTACCGCAATCTCTCTGGGCCAGACCGCAGGCCGAATCATCTCAGCCTGCCAGCATCCTTCCCAGAGTATACACTCAGAGGTCTCCAGCCAAACTCCACGTACCATGTGTGTGCTAGTCCATTAGGTGCCCCTAGTGGCGTGGACAGTGTCTGCACCGAGGCCCATACAGTTGCTGAAAGCAGTAGCTCTATTGCATGGTCAGGGGAAAAGAAGTTGACCACTATGATGGTGCCTGTTATTGCCATCTTGCTACTGTTGCTATTGATTGCAATAGCAGTGGGAGTGGTATGCTATCTTCGCAGGAAGAAAGCAAAGGGCCACCTGGACCTAGACTGTGAACCCTCCGAGCTAGAGTTGGATGGAGTGAAGGCTGGTTTGGACAATGGGGCACTGcctcaaaaacagccccaactTATGATCCCGGAACCTGCCGTTCAGAAGGGAAATCTGGAATATGAGGTGTTGCTACTACAGGAACAATGTACATCAAATAACAATATGAATTCACACAAGCTTTCCTATTTTTGA